One region of Leptolyngbyaceae cyanobacterium genomic DNA includes:
- a CDS encoding glycosyltransferase family 2 protein yields MKTSCIINNYNYGSFVVDAVKTAIDQSVKFDEIIIVDDCSTDQSVQLIKENFSDNPQIKLILKQKNEGQLSAFNEGYLAATGDIIFFLDSDDLYQDTYLEEALNFYKNNQNCDFLFCAYENFAESSGESSRPKHDSIGVFKQYDRDRDLGYSVVLTLYSPKWIGAITSTISMTRKTAGKFLPLPFLEDWRGRADDCLLWGAALVGARRFYMAKPLVRRRLHGNNYVIKEIKNKENISYFYQRSLNINRLFEHIRTKLNYSSDLAGFAPIEFRTIPNPTKEEFKFYVKIVLTSTQIIWFQKIGKIRFMLTHFLRNRE; encoded by the coding sequence ATGAAGACAAGTTGTATTATTAATAATTATAATTATGGCAGCTTTGTTGTAGATGCAGTTAAAACAGCGATCGATCAATCTGTTAAATTTGATGAAATTATTATTGTTGACGATTGCTCTACAGACCAATCCGTACAGTTAATAAAAGAAAATTTTTCGGATAATCCGCAAATTAAATTGATATTAAAACAAAAGAATGAAGGTCAACTTTCGGCTTTTAATGAAGGGTACTTAGCTGCAACTGGCGACATTATATTTTTTCTAGATTCCGACGATCTTTATCAAGATACTTACCTGGAAGAAGCTTTAAATTTTTACAAAAACAATCAAAATTGTGATTTTTTATTTTGTGCTTATGAGAACTTTGCGGAGTCGAGCGGTGAATCCTCACGACCTAAACATGATTCTATCGGCGTATTTAAGCAGTACGATCGCGATCGCGATTTAGGTTACTCAGTAGTTTTAACTCTTTATTCCCCTAAATGGATAGGAGCGATCACATCCACAATTTCAATGACTCGAAAAACGGCTGGCAAATTTTTACCCCTTCCCTTTTTGGAAGATTGGCGAGGTAGGGCAGATGATTGCCTGCTGTGGGGTGCAGCATTAGTCGGAGCTAGAAGGTTTTATATGGCTAAACCTTTAGTCCGTCGGAGATTGCATGGAAATAACTATGTAATCAAAGAAATCAAAAACAAAGAAAATATTTCCTATTTCTACCAAAGATCGCTAAACATAAATCGTCTATTTGAACATATCCGAACTAAGCTAAACTATAGTTCTGATTTAGCAGGTTTTGCACCCATCGAATTTAGAACTATTCCCAATCCAACTAAGGAAGAATTTAAGTTTTACGTGAAGATAGTTTTAACTTCTACTCAGATTATTTGGTTTCAAAAAATTGGCAAAATTAGATTTATGTTAACCCATTTTTTAAGGAATAGAGAATAA
- a CDS encoding glycosyltransferase has protein sequence MATNNKIVSFLLPNLNWGGVQRSVVNLAGSLVKQGLNVDLVVQRLAGAFLEEVPSEIRIVDMGSPRLRSSISWVWRYLQQEQPIALISNTHYNDEIALLARRFSGVSTKVVVQVHNDISAQQRPSIKTPLAFFGLAPYRADSLVRLFYPWADEIVAVSDGVAEKIADVSGIPPERIRVIYNPVITPELLEKAKAPIEHPWFATGEPPVVLGVGRLVAQKDFPTLIRAFADVRKLQKARLMILGSGSDRPQIESLVQELGLEEDVAIPGYVENPYAYMARSAVFVLSSVWEGLPTVLIEAMAVGTAVVSTDCKSGPAEILDGGKYGPLVPVGDSKAMADAILEVINGKQRKIDSVWLQPFSLEYVTKQYLELLDIA, from the coding sequence ATGGCAACAAATAATAAAATTGTAAGCTTTTTATTGCCCAATCTTAATTGGGGTGGCGTCCAAAGGTCAGTAGTTAACTTAGCTGGCAGTCTCGTAAAGCAAGGTTTAAATGTAGATTTAGTAGTTCAAAGATTAGCTGGAGCTTTTTTAGAAGAAGTGCCATCAGAAATAAGAATTGTAGATATGGGATCTCCTCGATTACGATCGAGTATTTCTTGGGTATGGCGTTATTTACAACAAGAACAACCCATAGCATTGATATCAAACACGCATTATAACGATGAAATAGCCCTGTTAGCTAGGCGATTCTCTGGAGTATCCACAAAAGTAGTTGTGCAAGTTCACAACGACATTTCAGCGCAACAACGTCCCTCAATCAAGACACCTTTAGCCTTTTTTGGTTTAGCACCTTATCGTGCCGATTCCTTGGTTCGCCTATTTTACCCTTGGGCAGATGAGATTGTTGCTGTTTCAGATGGAGTAGCTGAGAAGATTGCTGACGTATCTGGCATTCCCCCAGAACGGATTCGAGTAATTTATAATCCGGTAATCACTCCTGAACTTTTAGAAAAGGCAAAGGCTCCCATTGAGCATCCTTGGTTTGCAACTGGCGAGCCACCAGTAGTACTCGGTGTAGGTAGGCTGGTAGCTCAAAAGGATTTTCCCACTCTGATTCGTGCATTTGCGGATGTGAGAAAACTGCAAAAAGCACGACTAATGATTTTAGGGTCGGGTTCAGATCGACCTCAGATCGAATCTTTAGTGCAGGAACTGGGGTTAGAGGAGGATGTTGCTATACCTGGATACGTCGAAAATCCCTATGCTTATATGGCTCGCTCTGCTGTATTCGTTTTGTCTTCAGTTTGGGAGGGTTTGCCCACCGTGCTAATTGAGGCGATGGCTGTAGGTACTGCGGTTGTCTCTACAGATTGCAAAAGTGGCCCTGCGGAAATTTTAGATGGTGGTAAATATGGGCCTTTGGTTCCAGTCGGTGACAGCAAAGCAATGGCAGATGCCATTTTGGAGGTAATCAATGGTAAACAAAGAAAAATTGATTCGGTTTGGCTTCAACCGTTTAGCCTGGAATATGTAACTAAACAATATCTGGAACTTCTGGACATTGCTTAA
- a CDS encoding class I SAM-dependent methyltransferase has product MKVKVTSSEKRSFEQLKEHYEIEKELAGRLRDSTKEERQWLYTKLYDELYRKVPHHSQLTRKYSPEDTAWIVAQRMQLLERYLSTNKTYLEIGPGDCNLAIAVSKQVKKVYAVDVSTEITKQVELPPNLDFVLSDGCSIPVPENSVDVAYSHQLMEHLHPDDALDQLQNIYKALSPQGIYICITPNRLSGPHDISRYFDETATGFHLKEYTLAELYELFCNVGFTKVIWVKNNKNHHIEITLNQSILYLIKLAEKILDKLPFSLRNKIASTPLLFRGMTVIGVK; this is encoded by the coding sequence ATGAAAGTAAAAGTAACGAGTTCCGAAAAAAGAAGTTTTGAACAATTAAAAGAACATTATGAAATTGAAAAAGAGTTGGCCGGACGGCTGCGGGATTCGACCAAGGAAGAAAGACAATGGTTATATACTAAGTTGTATGATGAATTGTACAGGAAAGTTCCCCATCATTCCCAACTAACTCGCAAATATAGCCCGGAAGATACGGCTTGGATAGTTGCTCAACGTATGCAGTTACTAGAGCGTTATTTAAGTACTAATAAAACGTATTTAGAAATTGGGCCAGGAGATTGCAATTTAGCGATCGCCGTATCCAAACAAGTCAAAAAAGTTTATGCAGTTGATGTTTCTACAGAAATTACCAAGCAAGTAGAATTACCACCAAATCTTGATTTTGTACTTTCTGATGGTTGTAGCATTCCCGTTCCTGAAAATAGCGTTGATGTTGCTTACAGTCATCAACTAATGGAACACTTACATCCTGATGATGCTCTCGATCAACTTCAGAATATATACAAAGCATTGTCTCCGCAAGGAATCTACATTTGTATTACACCAAATCGATTATCTGGGCCTCACGATATTTCTCGCTATTTTGATGAAACAGCAACCGGATTTCACCTAAAGGAGTATACATTAGCTGAATTATATGAACTGTTTTGTAACGTTGGATTTACTAAAGTAATTTGGGTTAAAAATAATAAAAATCATCACATAGAAATCACTCTTAATCAAAGCATATTATATTTGATTAAATTGGCGGAAAAAATCCTTGATAAATTGCCATTTTCGTTAAGAAATAAAATCGCAAGTACGCCGCTGTTATTTAGAGGAATGACAGTAATAGGAGTGAAATAA
- a CDS encoding acyltransferase, producing MTQKLRLTGIDLFRVFAIYGVILLHSDEGMTNYPVGWKEILQFSSFAVPFFLATSFYLTFNKVYKAGGQYFLKERLARLLVPYFVWTGLYIVYKVLKYLLQNEMNNVTQLFRDPVGLILFGGAAFQLYFLPLLVAGTIIIKPLTFLIKNRAKNKFLIVLFVASLILYEVLIYSGNSFQIATGSAFEGLLNAPAFSNLQYNNPVSRIILTEIALIIRCLPYIFMAMILSKVELENLLHKNGKIIVTILWVLSFLIINTFAGYFLPLSIYELTQGFTALMAGISLSNHLKANKIISSLSFCSFGIYLVHLLFVEIFQTVEARFYSGGMFRLSTPNLLIFSLLILALSWMATDIIMKKKSIAKILFGV from the coding sequence ATGACACAAAAACTAAGATTAACTGGCATAGATTTATTTCGAGTTTTTGCCATTTATGGCGTTATTCTTCTTCACTCAGATGAAGGAATGACTAACTATCCTGTAGGCTGGAAAGAAATTTTACAGTTTTCTAGTTTTGCTGTACCGTTTTTTTTAGCAACCTCTTTCTACTTGACGTTTAACAAGGTTTATAAAGCTGGTGGGCAGTATTTTTTAAAAGAGAGATTAGCACGTCTTTTGGTTCCTTATTTTGTTTGGACTGGATTGTATATAGTTTACAAAGTATTGAAATACTTACTGCAAAATGAAATGAATAATGTGACTCAACTTTTTCGAGATCCAGTTGGCTTAATTTTGTTTGGTGGGGCAGCATTTCAACTTTACTTTTTACCCCTTTTGGTGGCCGGAACTATTATAATTAAACCGCTGACATTTCTGATAAAAAATCGAGCGAAGAATAAATTTTTAATAGTATTATTTGTAGCAAGTTTAATACTTTATGAAGTACTTATATATTCTGGTAATTCATTCCAGATTGCGACAGGAAGTGCTTTTGAAGGGTTGCTTAACGCTCCAGCATTCTCAAACTTACAATATAATAATCCAGTGAGCCGGATAATTCTGACAGAAATAGCTTTGATAATAAGATGTTTGCCATATATTTTTATGGCAATGATATTGAGTAAAGTCGAATTAGAAAATTTGTTGCATAAAAATGGTAAAATAATTGTCACTATCTTATGGGTATTGTCATTTCTCATAATCAATACTTTTGCCGGATATTTTTTGCCGCTTTCTATATATGAATTGACTCAAGGTTTTACTGCATTGATGGCAGGTATAAGCCTCTCAAATCACCTGAAAGCCAATAAAATTATTAGTAGCTTGAGTTTTTGTTCTTTCGGCATATATCTGGTTCATCTTTTATTTGTGGAAATTTTCCAAACGGTGGAAGCCAGGTTTTATTCTGGTGGTATGTTTCGCCTTTCTACTCCCAATCTATTAATTTTTTCACTGCTAATTTTGGCGCTTAGTTGGATGGCGACAGATATTATTATGAAGAAAAAATCAATCGCAAAAATATTGTTTGGTGTTTGA
- a CDS encoding glycosyltransferase family 4 protein, with protein sequence MECDRKIMLFDLSVKGHHPNYIQHLIKYWYEQKLSGNLYIVVSPKFLQEHADVVETAKSDRQKNIQFIAITPEEEANLNSRKSRLKRAFRNFQEWQIFCKYAKKLNATHGLLMYFDTCELPLALGGKPPCPFSGIYFRPTFHYNELTNYFPSQKERLQQWREKIALSRILQNPQLQNLFCLDFLAVKHFDKFNTHVRAVTLPDPVEIFKTSELDSIGLRASLGIEQNRKIFLLFGALTTRKGIYQLLDAVSALSDEICQKMCLLLVGESNIEAQLKSRIAEICQSKPIQIINRYEFIPEEDVQGYFQLTDVVLAPYQRHVGMSGILLLAAAAEKPVLSSDYGLMGEIVRSYELGITVDSTVPQEIGQALVRFLSGDSEKLCDRSKMKSFAEQNSAEEFSRIIFNYL encoded by the coding sequence ATGGAATGCGATCGCAAAATCATGCTATTCGATCTTTCCGTAAAAGGTCATCACCCAAATTACATCCAACATTTAATTAAGTATTGGTATGAACAAAAACTATCGGGTAATCTCTATATTGTCGTATCTCCCAAATTTCTTCAAGAACACGCTGATGTAGTAGAGACTGCTAAAAGCGATCGCCAGAAAAATATCCAGTTTATTGCCATTACCCCTGAAGAAGAAGCCAACCTCAATTCTCGAAAGTCGCGTCTTAAAAGAGCTTTTCGGAATTTTCAGGAATGGCAGATATTCTGTAAATATGCAAAAAAACTAAATGCCACTCACGGCTTACTCATGTACTTTGACACCTGTGAGTTACCATTGGCATTGGGAGGCAAACCTCCCTGCCCGTTTTCGGGAATTTATTTCAGACCGACATTTCACTACAATGAATTGACGAACTACTTTCCTTCTCAGAAAGAACGACTGCAACAGTGGCGGGAAAAAATTGCCTTATCTAGAATTCTGCAAAATCCACAATTACAGAACTTATTTTGTTTAGATTTTTTAGCAGTCAAACATTTCGATAAATTTAATACTCACGTCAGAGCAGTAACTTTACCAGATCCGGTAGAAATATTCAAGACTTCCGAACTAGACTCGATCGGTTTGAGAGCAAGTTTAGGCATTGAACAAAACAGAAAAATATTTCTTTTGTTTGGTGCTTTGACGACTCGAAAGGGGATTTATCAATTACTTGACGCTGTTTCGGCTTTGTCTGACGAAATTTGCCAGAAAATGTGTTTGTTACTTGTAGGAGAATCAAATATAGAAGCGCAGTTAAAATCTCGGATCGCAGAAATTTGCCAATCCAAACCAATCCAAATTATCAATCGTTACGAATTTATTCCAGAGGAGGACGTACAGGGGTACTTTCAATTAACAGATGTTGTTCTAGCACCATATCAACGTCATGTGGGAATGAGCGGTATTCTGCTTTTAGCCGCTGCTGCCGAAAAACCCGTTCTTAGTTCGGATTATGGATTGATGGGAGAAATTGTCCGAAGCTACGAACTTGGCATAACAGTTGATTCTACTGTACCGCAGGAGATCGGTCAGGCATTGGTAAGATTTTTGTCGGGAGATTCGGAAAAGTTGTGCGATCGCTCTAAAATGAAATCCTTCGCCGAACAAAACTCTGCTGAAGAATTTTCCCGTATAATTTTTAATTATCTATAG
- a CDS encoding glycosyltransferase family 4 protein — protein sequence MKILHLSTSDIEGGAARAAYRLHRGLQNVGETSQMLVRAKSSVDRTAIAEKSILTKLGPLSSGLPLKFYPNRDRTMFSSQWFPDAIAPKVKQINPDIINLHWICNGFLQIETLTKLKKPLIWTLHDMWTFTGGCHYGGECDRYTNSCGACPQLKSNQNQDLSHWIWQRKNRAWKNLNLTIVSPSNWLAECAKSSSLFQNLRVEVIPHGLDLEKYKTVEKQIARKILNLPPNKQLILFGASPGTTSDRRKGFYLLQPALQNLLQSGWQNRIELVIFGDSQPENPIELGFKTHYLGQFHDDISLALVYSAVDVMVVPSIQEAFGQTASESLACATPVVAFAATGLKDIVEHQQDGYLAKPFEIEDLSRGIVWVLEDRERHQKLCSSAREKAEREFSLELQARRYLSIFRELLNQN from the coding sequence ATGAAAATTTTACATTTGAGTACTTCTGATATTGAAGGGGGAGCAGCGCGAGCAGCCTATCGATTGCACCGAGGTTTGCAAAATGTTGGTGAAACTTCTCAGATGTTGGTAAGAGCCAAGTCTAGTGTCGATCGCACTGCGATCGCAGAAAAAAGTATCCTGACTAAGCTAGGGCCACTTTCATCTGGTTTACCATTAAAATTTTACCCGAATCGCGATCGCACGATGTTCTCTTCGCAATGGTTTCCAGATGCGATCGCGCCCAAAGTCAAGCAAATCAACCCAGATATCATCAATTTACATTGGATTTGTAACGGATTTTTGCAAATCGAAACCCTTACCAAGCTCAAAAAACCCTTAATTTGGACGCTCCACGATATGTGGACATTCACGGGGGGATGTCATTATGGGGGAGAATGCGATCGCTACACAAATTCCTGTGGTGCTTGTCCGCAATTGAAAAGTAACCAAAATCAGGATTTATCTCATTGGATATGGCAACGTAAAAATCGAGCCTGGAAAAATTTGAATTTAACCATTGTTAGTCCGAGCAATTGGTTAGCTGAATGTGCTAAATCAAGTTCTTTGTTCCAGAATTTGCGAGTAGAAGTAATTCCCCACGGACTCGATTTAGAAAAGTATAAAACAGTAGAGAAACAAATAGCGCGAAAAATATTAAATTTGCCCCCAAATAAACAACTTATTCTTTTTGGAGCATCTCCGGGAACTACTAGCGATCGAAGAAAAGGTTTTTATTTGCTTCAACCCGCTTTACAAAACCTGCTCCAGTCTGGTTGGCAAAATCGAATCGAATTAGTAATTTTCGGAGATTCTCAACCTGAGAATCCGATTGAATTAGGTTTTAAAACTCACTATTTAGGTCAATTCCATGACGACATTTCTCTAGCACTTGTTTATTCAGCGGTTGATGTCATGGTTGTACCATCAATTCAGGAAGCTTTTGGCCAAACCGCATCGGAATCCTTAGCTTGTGCTACACCAGTGGTAGCATTTGCTGCGACTGGACTAAAGGATATCGTTGAGCATCAACAAGACGGCTATTTAGCTAAACCCTTTGAAATAGAGGATTTATCTCGCGGAATTGTTTGGGTACTTGAAGATAGAGAGCGTCACCAAAAACTGTGTAGTAGCGCTCGTGAGAAGGCTGAGCGAGAATTCAGCCTAGAACTACAAGCTCGTCGCTACCTATCTATTTTTAGAGAACTTTTGAATCAAAATTAA
- a CDS encoding glycosyltransferase family 2 protein, with product MIPKISVIIPAYNAEKYIAKAIESVLEQTEKSIEAIVVDDGSTDSTVEIVKSFSDPRLRLIINQDNRGVSYSRNRALTEARGEWVAILDADDWYAPERVEKLLQVASAENVDIIADDLYFVEYDAIEPSSTLLCVDKENFNQVKFIDTLTFVELNMKPASISPHLGLAKPLFNRNFLLKNNLKYDEDLHYIEDFSFYLMCLLKGAKFVITPEPYYFYRRYHQGATSTVDRIERLEKSRQAYLYVLQNKSVRNHPIICSAIEKNLIKINQELAYSSTIQSIKDKKWLEAGYKTISDPNLVVHFMKKFGEIIRKQFITIRGVILGV from the coding sequence ATGATTCCCAAAATATCCGTTATTATTCCTGCTTACAACGCTGAAAAGTACATTGCCAAAGCCATAGAGTCTGTATTAGAGCAGACGGAAAAATCTATTGAAGCGATCGTAGTAGATGATGGTTCTACCGATAGTACAGTAGAAATAGTTAAGAGCTTTTCTGACCCGCGACTAAGATTGATAATTAATCAAGACAACCGTGGGGTAAGTTATTCACGCAACCGAGCGCTGACAGAGGCGAGGGGTGAATGGGTTGCCATCCTAGATGCAGATGATTGGTATGCACCGGAGAGAGTAGAAAAACTTTTGCAAGTTGCTAGCGCAGAAAATGTGGATATAATTGCCGATGATTTATACTTTGTTGAGTATGATGCGATCGAACCAAGTTCAACTCTTCTTTGCGTAGATAAAGAGAATTTTAATCAAGTGAAGTTCATCGATACGCTAACTTTCGTTGAATTGAATATGAAGCCTGCAAGCATAAGTCCTCATCTTGGATTAGCTAAACCTTTATTCAACCGCAATTTTTTATTGAAAAATAACCTTAAATATGATGAGGATTTACATTATATCGAAGATTTTAGTTTCTATTTGATGTGCCTTTTGAAAGGTGCGAAGTTCGTAATTACCCCAGAACCATATTACTTCTATCGTCGTTATCATCAAGGTGCTACTTCTACCGTAGATCGCATAGAACGGTTAGAAAAAAGCCGCCAAGCTTACTTGTATGTTTTACAAAATAAATCCGTGCGAAATCATCCTATTATTTGCTCTGCGATCGAAAAAAATCTAATCAAAATTAATCAAGAGTTGGCCTACAGTAGTACTATTCAAAGCATCAAAGATAAAAAATGGTTAGAAGCGGGGTACAAGACGATCTCCGATCCAAATTTAGTTGTGCATTTTATGAAAAAATTCGGAGAAATTATTAGAAAACAATTTATTACAATACGAGGAGTTATTTTAGGTGTATAA
- a CDS encoding polysaccharide biosynthesis tyrosine autokinase gives MKARRRYSQKPFPLATIAQSDDSNEGGLDLGQVLAAIRRRILIVVGMTIALATASSLKALKEKPVYQARFEVLVEPATVETQIISSVPGTLSSKQENSPQSALDATKLRILKSPKLLSPVIEKLQPQYPGINYGSIVSNLSLSPNNTILEVAYRSPNGKEVRAVLDLVAQSYLNYSLEQRQRDILQGLEFVEKQLPELQSRVEILQERLQKFRQRYNLIDPETQSQQLSSQISTLTTQRLDNQVKLDEARSIYTNLQKELLLQPRESATASVLSQSSRYQNLLGQIKEIDLQIAKDSTRFSEVNPNIQSLREKRQNLLPLLKQEGQQVQKELADQIREIDSRNQALSQAINRLNGQLEQLPMLARQYSDIQRELKIATENLNQFLTKREALRIDSAQREVPWQLLTPVTDPEPSPPTFKKNLILGTLLGFLVGLGAALGLDKVINILYSPKELKFITKFPLLGIIPFEREVKKFTYVDKRSFLPKLFYAYLKGFQHKKITQRHNNRFQETFRSLYTNIHFLSPDISIRSLVISSSAAKEGKSTVAVHLARTIAAIGQKVLLVDTNLREPSLHDYLGLLSQKGLTDVISKDINFTEVIERSHLEDNLFIMASGSALSEPLKVIASPKMQDLMEQLQDNFDVVIYDTPSLIGVADISWMAANTNGVLLVVGLGKLKRPLLEQALEELKVAKTPVLGVVANHAIGSWF, from the coding sequence ATGAAGGCTAGACGACGATACTCTCAAAAACCCTTCCCTTTAGCTACCATAGCTCAATCCGATGACAGTAATGAAGGCGGATTAGATCTAGGTCAAGTTTTAGCAGCGATCCGTCGGCGAATACTAATAGTGGTTGGAATGACGATCGCATTAGCAACGGCTTCTTCCTTGAAGGCTTTAAAAGAAAAACCAGTATATCAAGCTAGATTTGAGGTTTTAGTCGAGCCTGCAACTGTAGAAACGCAAATCATATCCTCCGTTCCCGGTACCTTGAGCAGCAAACAAGAAAATAGCCCTCAGTCTGCTTTGGATGCAACTAAGCTAAGGATTTTAAAAAGTCCTAAACTGCTATCTCCTGTCATCGAAAAACTTCAACCTCAATATCCTGGGATTAATTACGGTTCAATTGTTAGCAACTTAAGTCTTTCACCAAATAATACAATTCTAGAAGTTGCATATCGAAGCCCAAATGGAAAGGAAGTTCGGGCTGTACTCGATTTAGTTGCCCAATCATATCTTAATTACAGCTTAGAACAACGCCAAAGAGACATTCTTCAAGGACTTGAATTTGTCGAAAAACAGCTACCGGAATTACAGTCACGGGTAGAAATCTTGCAAGAAAGATTGCAAAAATTTCGACAACGGTATAACTTGATCGATCCGGAAACGCAAAGTCAACAACTATCGTCTCAAATCAGCACCTTGACAACACAAAGGTTAGACAACCAAGTAAAATTAGATGAAGCTCGTTCTATTTATACCAACCTACAAAAAGAATTGTTGCTGCAACCTAGAGAATCTGCTACTGCTTCCGTGCTGAGTCAGTCTAGCCGCTATCAAAATTTATTAGGGCAAATTAAAGAAATAGACCTTCAGATTGCCAAGGATTCCACTCGATTTTCGGAAGTCAATCCAAATATCCAATCCCTACGAGAAAAGCGGCAGAATTTGCTTCCTTTGCTGAAACAGGAAGGGCAACAAGTGCAGAAAGAGCTTGCCGACCAAATCCGGGAAATTGACTCTCGCAATCAAGCTTTAAGCCAAGCTATAAATCGCTTAAATGGGCAATTAGAGCAATTACCCATGTTAGCTCGCCAATACTCGGATATCCAACGAGAATTAAAAATTGCCACTGAGAATTTGAATCAATTTTTAACCAAAAGAGAAGCTTTACGAATTGATTCTGCCCAAAGAGAAGTGCCTTGGCAATTACTCACGCCCGTTACCGATCCCGAACCTTCTCCCCCTACTTTTAAGAAAAATTTGATTTTGGGAACGTTGCTAGGTTTTTTAGTAGGCTTGGGAGCAGCTTTAGGGCTAGATAAAGTGATTAATATTCTCTATTCTCCGAAAGAATTAAAATTTATTACTAAATTTCCATTGCTCGGAATAATTCCCTTTGAGCGCGAAGTTAAAAAATTTACTTATGTCGATAAGAGGAGTTTTTTACCTAAATTATTTTATGCTTATCTAAAAGGTTTTCAGCATAAAAAAATTACCCAACGCCATAATAATCGCTTCCAGGAAACTTTTCGTTCTCTTTATACGAACATTCATTTCCTCAGTCCCGATATTTCTATTCGTTCTCTCGTGATAAGCTCATCTGCTGCTAAAGAAGGTAAGTCTACGGTTGCCGTACATTTAGCACGAACGATCGCTGCAATCGGCCAAAAAGTATTGTTAGTAGATACTAATCTGCGGGAACCATCTCTTCACGATTACTTGGGTTTGTTAAGTCAGAAGGGATTAACAGATGTTATTTCAAAAGATATTAATTTCACCGAAGTTATTGAGCGATCGCATCTAGAAGATAACTTATTTATCATGGCTTCCGGTTCTGCTTTATCAGAACCGCTGAAAGTGATCGCATCTCCGAAAATGCAAGATTTAATGGAACAACTGCAAGATAATTTTGATGTAGTGATCTACGATACTCCATCCCTGATTGGCGTGGCAGATATTTCTTGGATGGCAGCTAATACGAATGGAGTTTTATTGGTAGTCGGTCTGGGTAAGCTAAAACGCCCCTTATTAGAACAAGCATTAGAAGAGTTAAAAGTAGCTAAAACACCAGTTTTGGGCGTAGTGGCTAATCATGCAATCGGTAGTTGGTTTTAA
- a CDS encoding glycosyltransferase — MADSQQHIAFFLRYLGGGGAERVMLNLARGFVQQGIKVDLVLGKVWGDHLQKVPPEVRVVDLAAEGLLATTLALVNYLRQEQPTALLSALHYANEIALWAKRLARVSTRVVVTEHNTFSEAIKRTSKIRKRLLPFFVQRFYPWADAIVAVSQGAAKDLAHSTGLPLESIQTIYNPVITPELLEKAKEAIDHPWFAPGEPPVILGVGKLEAQKDFPTLIRAFSEVRQVRPARLMILGWGPDRPQLETLIKELGLQEDVSLFGYVDNPYPYMVKASVFVLSSAWEGLPTVLIEAMAVGTPVVSTNCPSGAAEILGDGKYGLLTPVGDSQALAKAILEVLNAKQTKVDPAWLEQFGLETATKKYFDKVTNFSKR; from the coding sequence ATGGCTGACTCTCAGCAACATATTGCATTCTTTCTGAGATATCTTGGCGGTGGTGGGGCTGAACGAGTCATGCTCAACTTAGCTCGCGGCTTTGTTCAACAAGGCATTAAAGTAGATTTAGTGCTGGGCAAGGTATGGGGAGATCACTTACAAAAAGTGCCGCCAGAAGTGCGGGTTGTAGATTTGGCAGCAGAAGGGTTACTAGCAACTACCTTGGCGTTGGTAAATTACTTACGACAAGAACAGCCTACCGCTTTGCTTTCCGCTTTACACTACGCAAATGAGATTGCTTTATGGGCTAAGCGCCTCGCACGGGTATCTACGCGAGTTGTGGTAACCGAACACAATACGTTTTCTGAAGCTATAAAACGGACTTCTAAGATCCGCAAACGCTTGCTTCCTTTTTTCGTGCAGCGTTTTTATCCTTGGGCAGATGCGATCGTAGCAGTTTCTCAAGGAGCGGCTAAGGATTTAGCGCACAGTACGGGTTTACCCTTAGAGAGCATCCAGACAATTTATAATCCAGTAATTACACCTGAACTTTTAGAGAAAGCAAAGGAGGCGATCGATCATCCCTGGTTTGCACCAGGGGAACCGCCAGTAATTCTGGGAGTTGGTAAACTGGAAGCGCAAAAGGATTTTCCTACTCTGATCCGTGCTTTCTCTGAGGTACGACAAGTTCGCCCCGCTCGCCTCATGATTCTTGGTTGGGGGCCCGATCGACCTCAACTAGAAACTTTAATCAAAGAGTTGGGTTTACAAGAGGATGTTTCCTTATTTGGTTATGTGGATAATCCCTATCCTTATATGGTAAAGGCATCAGTATTTGTATTGTCCTCAGCGTGGGAGGGTTTGCCTACCGTACTCATTGAGGCAATGGCTGTGGGAACTCCGGTGGTTTCTACAAATTGTCCGAGCGGTGCGGCTGAGATTTTAGGCGATGGTAAGTATGGCTTGTTAACACCCGTGGGTGATAGTCAGGCTTTAGCAAAGGCAATTTTAGAAGTCCTAAATGCTAAGCAAACAAAAGTCGATCCGGCTTGGCTTGAGCAGTTTGGATTAGAAACTGCAACGAAAAAATATTTTGATAAAGTCACAAATTTTAGTAAGAGGTAA